From the Bacillota bacterium genome, one window contains:
- a CDS encoding SLC13 family permease encodes MAEQYIVFSVLAVVLIFFIWGRFRYDLVAVLALLMLTTIGIIPGDEAFLGFGHPAVITVASVLIVTRALMNSGLIDSLVRLMARINKSAGMQFFILITGVTVFSAFMNNIGALALFMPVAIRIARKNNRSPSIYLMPLASGSLLGGLMTQIGTPPNIIISLFREGTAVGAPFRMFDFTPVGAGVALIGLLFIIFLGWRLIPCRKGRTSPEDLFEIDNYLTEVYVPKGSRYAGKRLLDLGKATDGDIMVVGHVRNKKKLPFFSPYRAFQEDDHIIIKANAEDLKEFLDVTGLELAASRKLSAEDLRSDEISVVEAVVTNNSPLEGQTARSLTLRTIYGINLLGISREGARLTARPDQIRLRPGDVLLLQGRMEVLREVMSTLGCLPLVERGLKLNQSRRAYLCVGIFTAAILSTTFGLLPIQVSFISAATVMLLTGFINLKELYESIEWPIIVLLGAMIPVSNALKTTGGAQTIGEAIFYLTGDLMPWVVLTILLVITILLSNVVNNAAAALLMAPIALSVAGGLGYSGDPLLMVVAVGASCAFLTPIGHQSNTLVMGPGGYHFGDYWRMGLPLTLLVIITTVPLIMLFWPL; translated from the coding sequence ATGGCTGAACAGTATATTGTTTTTTCAGTATTGGCAGTTGTGCTCATTTTTTTTATATGGGGAAGATTCCGTTATGACCTGGTGGCTGTTCTGGCCCTACTTATGCTTACCACGATCGGTATAATCCCCGGGGATGAAGCATTCCTGGGGTTTGGCCACCCGGCAGTAATAACTGTGGCTTCGGTATTGATAGTAACCAGAGCCTTGATGAATTCGGGACTGATTGATTCCCTGGTTAGATTGATGGCCCGTATCAACAAAAGTGCGGGCATGCAGTTTTTTATCCTTATCACAGGAGTAACTGTATTTTCGGCTTTTATGAATAATATCGGGGCACTGGCTTTATTCATGCCGGTCGCAATCCGCATTGCCCGGAAAAATAACCGATCCCCGTCAATTTACCTTATGCCGCTGGCATCCGGTTCTCTGCTGGGAGGATTAATGACCCAGATAGGGACACCACCCAACATTATTATCTCCCTCTTTCGTGAAGGCACAGCGGTTGGAGCACCTTTCAGGATGTTTGATTTTACTCCGGTTGGAGCAGGAGTAGCATTGATCGGGTTGCTCTTTATTATTTTTCTGGGATGGCGCCTGATTCCATGCCGTAAAGGACGTACTTCCCCGGAAGATCTTTTTGAAATTGACAATTATCTTACTGAAGTCTATGTACCTAAAGGATCCAGGTACGCCGGTAAAAGGCTGCTTGATCTCGGAAAGGCAACAGACGGTGATATCATGGTGGTCGGCCATGTCAGAAATAAAAAGAAGCTGCCCTTTTTCTCGCCTTACAGGGCATTTCAGGAAGATGACCATATAATCATCAAGGCGAATGCTGAAGATCTGAAAGAATTTTTAGATGTTACCGGGCTAGAACTCGCTGCTTCACGAAAGCTTAGTGCCGAAGATCTACGCTCGGATGAAATAAGCGTTGTAGAAGCAGTGGTGACCAATAATTCACCTCTTGAGGGTCAAACAGCAAGATCGCTGACCCTGCGTACAATATACGGAATTAACCTTTTAGGTATTTCACGAGAGGGTGCCAGATTAACTGCCCGTCCGGACCAGATTCGTCTCCGGCCAGGAGATGTTCTGCTGCTTCAGGGACGCATGGAGGTTTTACGGGAGGTAATGTCGACTTTGGGCTGTCTCCCCCTGGTTGAAAGGGGGCTTAAACTAAATCAATCCCGGCGGGCCTATCTTTGTGTCGGAATATTTACGGCAGCAATATTAAGTACCACATTCGGCTTGCTTCCCATTCAGGTTTCTTTCATCTCGGCTGCTACAGTCATGCTGCTGACCGGATTTATTAACCTGAAAGAACTTTATGAGAGTATTGAATGGCCGATTATAGTCCTCCTCGGAGCGATGATCCCGGTCAGTAATGCCCTGAAGACCACTGGAGGAGCTCAAACTATCGGAGAAGCAATTTTTTATCTTACCGGAGATTTGATGCCGTGGGTTGTACTGACAATTTTACTGGTGATTACCATATTGTTATCCAATGTTGTTAATAATGCAGCTGCAGCACTACTAATGGCGCCAATAGCCCTGAGCGTGGCAGGCGGGCTTGGTTATTCAGGTGATCCCTTATTGATGGTAGTTGCTGTCGGGGCATCCTGTGCATTTCTTACTCCCATCGGGCACCAATCAAACACATTGGTTATGGGGCCGGGTGGGTATCATTTTGGTGATTACTGGCGTATGGGATTACCGCTTACTTTACTGGTAATAATTACTACAGTACCGCTAATTATGCTCTTCTGGCCTTTATAA
- a CDS encoding DUF4097 family beta strand repeat-containing protein: MNYSARNIIIPVIFMLLILSGCGRVITTEEFLQSYKVRSGTILEIFNPNGDVTVVGWDQDNVEIRAVKESTHGQSALEEVEIFIDIAETMTIRTDHPGQPTDVTVKYDIKIPADITVNHIECSNGNINLVGVTGNPWLATSNGTISAQEINGIVTARSSNGDISVIGARSLGGLSTSNGNIEAEVRLLHDDLEIRTSNGTITLHVAQSVEADFAAETSNGSITISNLNFDSVDLKQNSLVGVMNGGGNSIRLNTSNGAIDLLVLR; the protein is encoded by the coding sequence ATGAATTATTCGGCCCGCAATATTATTATTCCGGTAATTTTTATGCTTCTAATTCTATCCGGCTGCGGCAGGGTTATAACCACTGAAGAATTTCTGCAGTCATATAAAGTTCGTTCTGGGACTATACTCGAGATTTTTAATCCCAATGGTGATGTAACGGTTGTTGGTTGGGACCAGGACAATGTTGAAATCAGGGCGGTTAAGGAAAGTACTCACGGGCAGTCAGCTCTGGAGGAAGTTGAAATATTTATAGATATCGCTGAAACAATGACGATTCGAACTGATCATCCCGGCCAGCCAACTGATGTCACTGTTAAATATGATATAAAAATTCCTGCAGATATAACAGTCAACCACATCGAGTGTTCAAATGGCAATATCAATCTTGTCGGAGTAACCGGCAATCCATGGTTGGCCACATCTAACGGCACCATTTCAGCTCAGGAAATTAATGGGATTGTCACTGCCAGAAGCAGCAACGGGGATATTTCAGTTATCGGCGCCAGGAGTTTGGGAGGGCTAAGCACTTCTAATGGCAATATCGAAGCTGAAGTAAGACTTCTGCATGATGATCTTGAAATCAGGACCAGCAATGGCACCATTACTCTCCATGTTGCCCAGAGCGTAGAAGCGGATTTCGCGGCTGAAACCTCAAATGGATCGATCACTATTTCTAATCTCAATTTTGATTCAGTTGATCTAAAGCAGAATAGCCTGGTTGGGGTTATGAACGGTGGCGGTAATAGCATCAGGCTTAACACTTCTAATGGAGCAATAGATTTGTTGGTTTTAAGGTAA
- a CDS encoding DMT family transporter: MNRYLPYLAGIGVALTWGFSFMFTRSALDQLSPFHLLGLRFAAAAGAMLLLRLFKIITIDIIPADYISLLPLAVFQPILYFSAETAGVMLTSASYSGMMIAAIPIFVAIFSAFILREYPSKLQVFFIIASVSGVVFIVFMDNQSITGVNPLGTLALLGAVMAAACYNISSRKASVYYNPLQLTWVMMVVGAIVFNAVSLVQHIMDGRINQFLTPLADQWLTIIYLGVASSVAAFFMYNFMLSKIAATRGSVFANMVTVVAIAAGVIFRGETVYWYHLIGTAAILAGVWGTNRFSPQVEKYLGQSDN; the protein is encoded by the coding sequence TTGAATCGTTATTTACCATACCTGGCTGGAATAGGAGTGGCTTTAACCTGGGGCTTTTCTTTCATGTTCACCAGAAGTGCTCTTGATCAATTGTCTCCATTTCATCTCCTTGGCCTGCGGTTTGCTGCGGCAGCAGGCGCAATGCTTCTATTAAGGTTATTTAAGATAATAACTATTGATATTATTCCCGCTGATTATATTTCGCTGCTTCCACTGGCAGTATTTCAACCCATCCTTTATTTCTCAGCAGAAACTGCAGGTGTTATGCTTACATCGGCCTCTTATTCGGGTATGATGATTGCGGCAATCCCGATTTTTGTTGCAATTTTTTCCGCATTCATTCTGCGGGAATACCCGTCAAAACTTCAGGTGTTTTTCATCATCGCTTCTGTTAGTGGTGTAGTATTTATTGTATTTATGGATAACCAGTCGATTACCGGCGTTAACCCATTGGGTACTCTCGCCCTTTTAGGTGCTGTAATGGCTGCTGCATGTTACAATATTTCATCACGCAAAGCATCGGTTTATTACAATCCCCTGCAGCTTACATGGGTTATGATGGTTGTTGGAGCTATTGTCTTCAATGCTGTTTCTCTGGTTCAGCATATAATGGATGGAAGGATCAATCAGTTTTTAACACCATTGGCTGATCAATGGCTGACAATAATCTATCTCGGTGTTGCATCATCCGTAGCTGCTTTTTTTATGTATAATTTTATGCTCAGCAAGATTGCGGCCACCAGGGGATCTGTATTTGCCAATATGGTTACTGTAGTCGCTATTGCAGCCGGAGTTATTTTCAGGGGTGAGACAGTATACTGGTACCATCTGATCGGTACTGCTGCCATACTGGCCGGGGTTTGGGGAACAAATCGTTTCTCACCTCAGGTTGAAAAATATCTTGGGCAATCCGACAACTAA
- a CDS encoding MATE family efflux transporter: MTGADNLKIFSDDPAREAFLNHPPGKLILRNSLPAVASMLFMACYHIADAVMVGRSLGPEALASVNILYPILAFFIGLAVMIGVGGNARVAVLQGAGKTIMARRVLGLVVTLGTILGVTGSVIVIFAYPVILDLLGTSGSLGVMAGEYLLTIYPFFTTMILIFVLEQTVRNDGRPNFATGVMMGMAGLNILLDYLFLFRLGMGIGGAALATGLSQTLGAFIFIAYFVYKALKQKAGLRFGIPGGGFITLKMVAFNGSSEFFTSVAAGVTTFLFNRTLLYYLGSDGVAAFAMVQYLMLIGSVVFLGLCTGSQPILSYNHGAGYHDRVKQTLVRLISISSLLGLVFFIILRTQSAAMIVLFIPEHPEAMKLTIEATAFISWTLLIMPISIISSMFFTALEKAGSSLLVAMSRGLVFTVIGLNIFPKYWAETGIWITPIFSEILTLLLVGILIYRWYTQPEISSVRQVVEPLPSIES, from the coding sequence ATGACCGGAGCTGATAACCTGAAAATATTTTCTGATGATCCGGCTCGTGAGGCATTTTTAAATCATCCGCCGGGGAAACTGATTCTGAGGAATTCTCTACCGGCGGTTGCTTCAATGCTTTTCATGGCCTGCTACCATATAGCAGATGCCGTTATGGTTGGTAGAAGCCTGGGTCCGGAGGCGCTGGCTTCAGTTAATATTCTTTATCCAATACTGGCCTTTTTTATCGGCCTGGCGGTTATGATCGGTGTTGGCGGTAACGCCAGGGTTGCTGTTTTGCAGGGTGCAGGGAAAACAATCATGGCCAGAAGAGTTTTGGGATTGGTTGTAACACTGGGCACCATCCTTGGTGTTACGGGCAGTGTAATTGTGATTTTTGCCTATCCGGTAATACTGGATCTGCTCGGCACATCAGGGTCACTTGGGGTGATGGCAGGAGAATACCTTTTGACCATCTATCCCTTTTTTACTACAATGATCTTGATCTTTGTTCTGGAGCAGACTGTACGTAATGACGGGCGCCCAAACTTCGCTACCGGTGTTATGATGGGTATGGCAGGGCTTAACATTTTGCTTGACTATCTTTTTCTCTTTCGGCTCGGAATGGGCATAGGCGGGGCAGCGTTAGCTACAGGATTATCCCAAACCCTTGGTGCTTTCATCTTCATCGCTTATTTTGTTTATAAAGCGCTGAAGCAAAAAGCCGGACTTCGGTTTGGCATACCGGGCGGAGGATTTATTACCCTGAAAATGGTTGCCTTTAATGGTTCTTCAGAGTTTTTTACCAGTGTAGCGGCCGGGGTAACCACTTTTTTATTCAACCGAACCCTGCTCTACTATCTCGGCAGCGATGGTGTGGCAGCATTCGCCATGGTTCAATATCTGATGCTCATCGGCTCTGTTGTTTTCCTTGGGCTCTGTACCGGATCACAGCCTATCTTAAGTTATAACCACGGAGCAGGCTATCACGATAGAGTCAAACAAACTTTAGTCAGGTTGATCAGTATATCTTCCCTTCTGGGTTTAGTATTCTTTATCATCCTGAGGACGCAATCGGCGGCCATGATTGTGCTCTTTATTCCAGAACATCCGGAAGCAATGAAACTGACAATAGAAGCGACAGCATTTATCAGTTGGACACTGCTGATTATGCCGATTAGCATTATCAGTTCCATGTTTTTCACAGCTCTTGAAAAGGCCGGGAGTTCCTTACTGGTGGCCATGTCGAGGGGATTGGTTTTTACGGTAATTGGATTAAACATTTTCCCAAAATATTGGGCAGAAACGGGGATATGGATCACCCCGATTTTTTCTGAAATATTGACCCTATTATTGGTTGGTATTTTAATCTATCGCTGGTATACACAACCTGAAATATCTTCGGTAAGACAAGTTGTTGAACCGCTGCCTTCTATTGAATCTTAG